A DNA window from Salvelinus fontinalis isolate EN_2023a unplaced genomic scaffold, ASM2944872v1 scaffold_0859, whole genome shotgun sequence contains the following coding sequences:
- the LOC129847469 gene encoding uncharacterized protein LOC129847469 isoform X2 codes for MGMYLPCLGGPGNDLFTTPDRETRRLELAEAAEKRQKEKFFSQSQLYPTHKTCGPTKASRQPTGVSKTPKQLREIKRIRRWRNKR; via the exons ATGGGGATGTATTTACCGTGCCTTGGTGGACCTGGAAACGACTTGTTCACCACACCAGATCGA GAGACAAGGAGACTTGAGCTGGCAGAGGCCGCtgagaagagacagaaagag AAATTCTTCAGTCAAAGCCAATTGTATCCAACCCATAAAACATGTGGTCCTACTAAAGCATCGAG ACAACCTACAGGGGTGTCAAAAACCCCCAAGCAGTTGAGAGAAATAAAAAgaataaggagatggagaaacaaGAGATGA
- the LOC129847469 gene encoding small VCP/p97-interacting protein-like isoform X3, giving the protein MGMYLPCLGGPGNDLFTTPDRETRRLELAEAAEKRQKETTYRGVKNPQAVERNKKNKEMEKQEMRPSPPGGGGGMKWQVG; this is encoded by the exons ATGGGGATGTATTTACCGTGCCTTGGTGGACCTGGAAACGACTTGTTCACCACACCAGATCGA GAGACAAGGAGACTTGAGCTGGCAGAGGCCGCtgagaagagacagaaagag ACAACCTACAGGGGTGTCAAAAACCCCCAAGCAGTTGAGAGAAATAAAAAgaataaggagatggagaaacaaGAGATGAGACCGTCTCcgcctggaggaggaggagggatgaag TGGCAGGTAGGCTAA
- the LOC129847469 gene encoding small VCP/p97-interacting protein-like isoform X1 gives MGMYLPCLGGPGNDLFTTPDRETRRLELAEAAEKRQKETTYRGVKNPQAVERNKKNKEMEKQEMRPSPPGGGGGMKVSPHIFNTDYVMSQSACNFRSGR, from the exons ATGGGGATGTATTTACCGTGCCTTGGTGGACCTGGAAACGACTTGTTCACCACACCAGATCGA GAGACAAGGAGACTTGAGCTGGCAGAGGCCGCtgagaagagacagaaagag ACAACCTACAGGGGTGTCAAAAACCCCCAAGCAGTTGAGAGAAATAAAAAgaataaggagatggagaaacaaGAGATGAGACCGTCTCcgcctggaggaggaggagggatgaaggtTAGTCCTCATATTTTCAACACAGATTATGTCATGTCACAGTCTGCCTGCAACTTCAGGAG TGGCAGGTAG